A region of the Andreesenia angusta genome:
GAGCCAAGTTCAAGGACGGACTTATAGATTAATGACTGCCGGAAAGGGGATATGTACATGGAAAAGATAGTGCTTATAAGCGATGGAAGACTTGAAGAAGTTAACGGCTTGCTAGAGGAAGGATGGAGCGTCAAGATTATAGAGTCCACTAGCAGCGAAGGCTACAGGTCGGCATATGTAGTGCTTGAAAAGTAAATTTAAAGCGAAAACCAGAGAAATCTGGTTTTTATTTATTTTTTGTATTGACAATATTCTAAAAAGGTATATAATATTAATTGTAATCATTACAAAAGTGAACTGATTACATAAAGGAGACGAGAAGATGGAAAGCATAAAAGATTATTTGAGTTCAAATAATATAAGGCCATCCTATCCTAGACTTAAGATCTTTGAGTATTTAGACTCAAAGAGAAATCACCCTACAGTAGACGAAATATATACAGCACTGCACCGAGAAATCCCTACTCTTTCAAAGACTACAGTTTACAACACACTGAAACTCTTTGTGTCAGAGGGAATAGCTAGAGTCATAACGATAGAAGATGGAGAGGCGAGATATGATTCCGACATGTCTGTACATGGACATTTCAAATGCACATCTTGTGGAGATATCTACGACTTTTCAGTAGATATTCCTGATAAAAGAGTAAAGGGGCTTGAAAACTTCGAAGTGGAGGGCAGAGAGTTCTACTATTTTGGGAAATGCAGCAATTGCCTACAATTAAATAAAAATAAATAATATAGATTTGAAAGGAGAATGCATTATGACTAAATTTGTATGTAAAGTATGCGGTTATGTTCACGAAGGAGACTCAGCACCAGAGGAGTGTCCAATCTGTAAAGTTGGAGCAGATCAGTTTGACGTTTCAAGCGGAGACGAAGGGTTTGCAGATGAGCATGTAATAGGGATAGCTAAAGATGTAGACGAGAGAATCCTAGAGGGACTTAGACAGAACTTCGTGGGAGAGTGTACAGAAGTTGGAATGTACCTTGCCATGAGCAGACAGGCAGACAGAGAAGGATACCCTGAGGTTGCAGACGCTTTCAGAAGATATGCGCTAGAGGAAGCAGATCACGCAGCGAGATTTGCTGAGCTTCTAGGAGAGGTGGTTACAAACTCTACTAAGAAGAACCTTCAACTTAGAGCAGATGCGGAGCACGGAGCATGTGCAGGAAAGAAAGAACTTGCTACGCTTGCAAAGCAGCTTAACCTAGACGCTGTTCACGACACAGTACACGAGATGGCTAAAGACGAAGCTAGACACGGAGCAGGATTTAGAGGACTTCTGAACAGACATTTCGGAGCATAGAGTTGAATATAGAAAGCCCCCTGATTGCTTAAAAGAGCAACTCAGGGGGCTTTTGCATTGAAGTGGATTACTTGAGCTCTC
Encoded here:
- a CDS encoding NADH peroxidase, whose product is MTKFVCKVCGYVHEGDSAPEECPICKVGADQFDVSSGDEGFADEHVIGIAKDVDERILEGLRQNFVGECTEVGMYLAMSRQADREGYPEVADAFRRYALEEADHAARFAELLGEVVTNSTKKNLQLRADAEHGACAGKKELATLAKQLNLDAVHDTVHEMAKDEARHGAGFRGLLNRHFGA
- a CDS encoding Fur family transcriptional regulator, which encodes MESIKDYLSSNNIRPSYPRLKIFEYLDSKRNHPTVDEIYTALHREIPTLSKTTVYNTLKLFVSEGIARVITIEDGEARYDSDMSVHGHFKCTSCGDIYDFSVDIPDKRVKGLENFEVEGREFYYFGKCSNCLQLNKNK